From the genome of Phytohabitans rumicis, one region includes:
- a CDS encoding SDR family NAD(P)-dependent oxidoreductase, whose protein sequence is MSGDFTGKVALVTGGGTGIGAATVALLRTLGAEVVVLGPDGADLAGTAATTGAVAVAGDASDGADCAAAVATARERWGRLDTLVGCAGIGTFGTVLDTGEDEWHRVLRANVDTAYVAARACLPELIRTAGTIVLVSSLAGRVAVPGSAAYVTAKHAIIGLVRSLAADFGPHGVRANAVCPAMVRTRMSDAVMDTLGRAAGLDRAQAYERAAALYPLRRAAEPAQIAEVIAFLAGPRSAAVTGAVLMADGGVSAVDLSLAALTVNGDRNEPAGQ, encoded by the coding sequence GTGAGCGGAGACTTCACCGGGAAGGTGGCACTGGTCACCGGCGGCGGCACCGGCATCGGCGCCGCCACCGTGGCCCTGCTGCGCACACTCGGCGCCGAGGTCGTCGTCCTCGGCCCGGACGGCGCGGACCTGGCCGGGACCGCCGCCACCACCGGCGCCGTCGCAGTGGCCGGCGACGCCAGCGACGGGGCCGACTGCGCAGCTGCGGTAGCCACCGCCCGCGAACGCTGGGGACGGCTGGACACGCTGGTCGGCTGCGCCGGCATCGGGACGTTCGGCACCGTGCTCGACACCGGCGAGGACGAGTGGCACCGAGTCCTGCGCGCCAATGTGGACACGGCGTACGTCGCGGCGCGCGCCTGCCTGCCGGAGCTCATCCGTACCGCCGGCACCATCGTGCTCGTCTCCTCCCTCGCCGGCCGGGTGGCCGTCCCCGGCTCCGCCGCGTACGTCACCGCCAAACACGCCATCATCGGCCTGGTCCGCTCGCTGGCCGCCGACTTCGGCCCGCACGGCGTACGCGCGAACGCGGTCTGCCCGGCGATGGTGCGCACCCGCATGTCCGACGCCGTGATGGACACCCTGGGCCGGGCGGCCGGGCTGGACCGCGCCCAGGCGTACGAACGCGCCGCCGCCCTGTACCCGCTGCGCCGAGCCGCCGAGCCCGCACAGATCGCCGAGGTGATCGCCTTCCTCGCCGGGCCCCGCTCGGCGGCCGTCACCGGGGCGGTTCTGATGGCCGACGGCGGCGTCTCCGCCGTCGACCTGAGCCTCGCCGCACTCACCGTGAACGGAGACCGCAATGAGCCTGCTGGACAATGA